From the Lacipirellulaceae bacterium genome, the window GATCTTCCAGGCCTTACTCCAGCCGGTACCTCCGTCGCCGCGAATTCCCAAGCTTCGCTGCGCGGCCTTGGCGAATTCCGGTGTCGTCAGCGGCGAAAGCTGGCGGCCTGGATGTAAACCGTAGAGGTGCGAAACGTGGCGGTGATGCGGATCGCCGTCGACGAAGTCTTCGCTCCATTCTTGTAAGCGACCTCCCCGTCCGATGAGCAAAGGATGCAGTCGGTCGCGCAAGGCGAGCACTTTCTCGATGAACTCTGCATCGTACGGCGCGTCCTTGGTTCCCAAGACTTGGGCTGCTTCGGCTAAGTTGGTGAACAGGTCCCAGGCGATCATCAAATCCATCGTGCAGCCAGCGGACACAGCCGCCTCGTCTTTGCCGAGCTTGAAGACACTCTCCGGAGAAGTCGAGGGAATGGAAACGTACCGCCCTTGCCCGTCCAGCACGAACGTATCGAGCAAAAACTCCGCTGCCCCGCGCATCAGCGGATAGGCCTTCTCGCGCAGGAACTGTTCGTCGCGCGTGAATCGAAAATGCTCATACAGGTGCTGACAAAGCCAGGCCCCGCCGAATTGCCAGTTCGCCCACCGTGGGTCCCCTTCGCCATAATCACCCACCGGCGTCGAGTGCCGCCAGAGATCGACATTGTGCCCGGCCGTCCAGCCGCGCATGCCGTAGGTGGTCTTGGCGGTTGCCGCACCGGTGACTGAAAGCTCTTCGATCAGCTTGAGCAGCGGGCGGTGGCACTCACTGAGGTTGGTCACTTCCGCGGGCCAGTAGTTCATTTCCGCGTTGATGTTGGTCGTGTAGTTGCTACTCCACGCGGGGCGTTGCTTTTGGCTCCAAATGCCCTGTAAATTGGCGGCTTGCGTGCCTTCGCGCGAGGAACTGATGAGCAGGTACCGACCATAGTTGAAAAACAATTCCTCAAGGCCCCCATCCAGGGTATCAGCGGCTTCAGCAGTCCGGAGCGCCGCTAATCGTTCCGGCACCGTCGCATCACTTGCTTCACTTGAATCAAGATCAAGTCGCACGCGATCGAAAAGTTGCCGATAGTCCTCGATATGTTGCGTGAGCAGGTCGGGAACAATCCGCACCGCCGCCGCCTTGAGTCGATGATCGACTTCTGTTTGCGGATCGATTCCCTCGACATCAGGACGTTTGTCGAAGCCGTTGAAGCTGGTGTCAGCAGCCAGTATGAGAACCACCCGCTTGGCCCCGACCACTCTGCGACCTTTTTCCTCGACGATCAGCTTTCCGCCCTCCTGCTGCACATGGAGTCGAGCGGCGAACGTCATCCCCGCGCCGCGCTCGGGCAGTGTTTCGACGATGGCCGGTTGCGTGGGCCGATAGTTGGGCTCGACGTGCACGGGGGCACGCCCGGTCATCCGTAATGTCTGATCGTCCAGCGTTTCGACTTCGTGAGTAAGCAGACTGTCGAGTCCGATGGTCATTGTTATTCCATCGGGGTGCTCGCTGGTGATTTCCATGACGAACAACTGCGCCGGGTGGCTGACAAACATTCGGCGACGGTGCCAGTGGCCATCCTCCTTGTAATGGACCTCTGCCACGGCATTGGCGATGTCGAGCGTGCGCTCGTACTCCGTCACCTTGCCCCGCTTCTCGAACTCCAAGCGAAGATTGCCCAGCGGTTGGTAAGACTGGCAGAAAGCGCCCTGCAGCTTCTTGCAAAGCTCGCCCGCTTCTCTGTACTTCCGTGCAAAAACGAGCTTGCGAATTTCGGGCAGCAGTTCGCGGCCAGCGCTGGAGTTCCAATCGTAGGGCGTCCCTGACCACAGCGTGTCTTCATTCAGAGCGATCCGTTCTTTCTCGATTCCCCCGAAAACCATCGCCCCCAGACGACCATTGCCCAGCGGGAGCGCTTCCTTTTCCCAGTCCGTCGCGGGCTTGTCGTAGCGGAGGACCGTGCTCGAATCCCCGCCGCTCGCGGCGAAACCGCAAGCGAGGGTGCAGATGTGAGCGGTGAAAAGTACCAGGAAGAAACGGATCGTAAGCATGGCGGGTGATGGTGTCCAAAGTCGTAGCAAGTGTGTACCACGATTGAACACGAAACCTAGCCCTATTGCCAGAGCCACCGCTTCCCCAAGCGATGTTAGCCGCCTTCCTTGGAAGGCGCGGGGATGGAGTTCCAACCGTAAGTCGAGCAAGCTCGGCGGCTAACGGAGGCTACCACTCAATGATCTCACCGCCAGCGATGGTGAGCTGCTTGGACCAGTTCTTCTTAACGCGGGGATCATCGAGCATGATATATCGAACGCTTGCATCACAGAATCCGGTTACGAAGCCATCTCGATCTTTCCTCTGAACCCCCTTGAAAGGATTCTCGAAGTCAACTTCCCAATCCGCGGGCTTCGTCCATGGCACGGCTCGGTCCGGCGTGACTTCGACGATTGCCACAGTGGCTGCCGTCCCATCGGTGATTTGCTTGTAGCTAACGCCATCCTTACTTCCGAATGCAGTTCCCGGACCAGTGACGGCCAAGTAAGTCGTATAGGATGGGCTCTTCGTTCTTCGGCGGACAGCAGGGTCTGGATCACTGAAAATCGGGACAACCGTTTTCGAAAGTTTGAGGTTATGTTCGCTATCCCAGGGCTCGTCCAAATGGAACTGGTTGTAGAGTGCCTGTTGATCAATATATGGCAGAACGGCAACTCTCCAACTCAACAGAGGTTTGCCATCCTCGCTGTAAATGGCTGGTGGTTGAAAGCCCTTCAGTCTCTTAGCAGAAGTATAGTTTTGCAGGGCTAATCCGACTTGCTTGAAGTTATTCATCCGCTGCGTACGATATGCCGCCTTCCTCGCCGCTTTCACCGGCTGAGCAATCAGTTCCACGAGCGACGCAAACTCCTCGGGACTTTCGCCAAGTGAAAACACGACGCGATTCTCAACGACACGAGGGCGTAGTTTACCAAGAGCCTCGGCGACTTCCTCAAAACCTTGATTAGGTCGCTCTTTTGCTCCCCGAGCAATCAGCATCTGCCCCATGCCAATCGCTTTGGTCAAATGGTCTTGCACAAGTTCCGCGGATTTCTTGCTGTTGGTTTGAATCTGTAGCCCAGCGTTCAACTTCGGGGGCAAACTGGCGGAGATGCCGCCCCAGGCGAGTTCATCGGCAACAAACTTGCCGTCAATCACCTGAAACGGTGGCGGCAGCGCGGGCATCATTTCGTGCACAACGCGACGGCTGTCACCGTCGCCGACGATCATGAGCCCTGCATCGCCGTTGCCCAACTCTTGCAGCGCAGCTTGCAGTTCTCGCTTTGCACTACCTTGCTTCGCAGAGAGCGATACCCCTGCAAGCTGTTCGTCGCTGTTAGCCCCTTGCGATGTGTATTCGCTTAAGGCTCCAAGCAAGATGAATTCACGCTCGGTACGTTCCCACGCAAAGGGCATGCCCGGCAGGTCGCGGAGGGCTTTGCGAAGTTTCTCAGGATTTCCATCTTCGGCAACCGGGATCACGCACACGGGGGCCGTGTATTGCACATCGCTCATGCGGAGCGTTGCATAAATGCGACGAAGTCCCAAACCGGCGAGTTCATCGAGGACAGTTTGTATCTGCGTCGCCTGCTGGCGCAATCCCTGGACATCTTCGGGATAAAGCCAACCCGACTTCTCAGCCAGAGCGAGCGACGCCTCAAGGTCCACGGCACTCACATCAACAAACGCGAGCGCCACTACATCATCGGTCAAATAGGGATGGATCGCTGCATGAGTATCAACTGGCTCGGCTGCTTGAGCAGCCGTGCGAATAAACGTAAGCAAGCAAACGTAGAGTGCGAAACGAGAGTTCATAAGGTTATCCTGAAAGGCATGGAGTGTTGTTCAATAAGGGGAAATGTTTTGGCTAGTCTCCGGCGAGCTGTTAGCTCGCGGCTGCTCTCAACGAAAGGCAGCCGCGACCTAACAGGTCGCCGGTGATTGCGTGAAAAGTTTACTCCTCCAGCGTCACTTCAAACCGATAAGCAACCCCAGGAAAATCATCCTCGAAGGGAAGCTTCACGATGGCCGTCTCACCCTCGAGTTCATACTCGTACGGTTTGTCGGTTCTTGGATTCCGCGGTAGCGGCACGATTGTGATCTCGTCGAGTGAGTTCGGCAGCTTGCCAGTCTCGGCAGCATGCATACGAATCGCCTCGACGGTTTGAATGCCGTGCGTCTGCCAGATGAGTCGTTGCTCCGCGCTGCGCGCGGCTTGCATGGCGGGGAGGAGCAAGCTGGCAAGGGTGTGACCAAAGCCGCGGCTGAGACCTTCTGCCGAGTTGACGTTCAACTCTTTATTGATTTCGAAATTATGGTTGCGCAATACCCGAGCGGGCACATAGCTCCACTTCTCGATCGAGTCGGCAATCCGACGGTACTCACGCAAGGCATCAATTGAAACCACCTTGCCGACTGGCATGGCTTCGACTTGGGCTTTCGTCATACCGCTTTCGATCAGCCGCTGCTTCGCCGCTGGGTAGGCGACGGTGCTCATGGCTGTCACAGCGAAACGTGCTGTCATACTGCTTGGCACAACATTCTGCCCTACCCCCGAGGAGACGAGTTGTTGCGACTCGACAAGCGCCTTGGCCATCAGTCGTGCCCACTCTTCAGGAGAGTGTTCGGCGGTTTCCGCATCGAGTATGAAAGGAAAGATACGCAAGCCGTTGGACATTTCCGCGCGCATCGAGTCTTGAATACTCACCATCGGATCAGGCAACTCGGCAATCGCCCAGTAGAGATTGGGGGAGTCCTTCTGCGCGATCAACTCGATCAGCTGATTGTTCCCCATCCCACAGATGGCGATTCCGACAAGATCGCTCACCAAGAACGGAGCCTTCCCCACGTCGTGCCCTAGGCGGTAATTCATCCGCAAGGTATCGAGAACCTTTTCGTAATCGCCGTTGGCCAGATCGACCCTTGCCACCAGCATTAGTCCACGACAAAGCTCGCGACTGACTTGGATTTCTTCCAGAAGGAACGCGACGATCTCCGGTCCGCGGATTTCCTCGACATTCCACTGCCAATTGCAATGGCGGCGTCGTGTCGCTTCGCGAAGGTTTTCCATGGCAGAACCCCGCCATGAGTCACTGGCCGCCTGGGCTTTCTCGAAAGGAAGTTCTTCCAAGGCCACGTCGTTCTGTCGATACCACTCATCATAGGCATCGCCGTACTTCTTCCGCAGCTTTTGGGAAAAGTTTTGGATGTTGAGCAGTGAACGATAATAGTACGGTGCCGCATTGCCCTGCTTCAGTTCGATTTCGCGAAGCATCAGCCGATGCTTCAACGCCGGGACCGGCTCTGCCGCGGGAGTAACGGTCATTTTGAACGTCGTGAGCAGCCCCTCGCCGGGGACGTCTTGCTCAACGACAACAAGCTCCGCACGTGTTGGCGTGGCGAGAATCGCAATCACTAAACCGCAAGCTAGTCGCAGAACAGCTTTAGCCCGCGAGCTACGTCTCGCGCGGTGAATTTTCTCTGCTAGTTCCGCGCGAGACGTAGCTCGCGGGCTAGATAGGCTAGGAACACGTAACTGAGATCTCATATCGCTTCTCCCTGTGTGCGGAAGTTCTCCAGCCATTGCCAGCCATTGAAACTCGTGGGGACTTCGCGACGCGGCAACAGTTCCGCACGAAGTTGACGGGCCGATTTTGGGGGGTCGAATTCGGTCGAGACGAGCGAAGTTGCTCGCGTCGAGGGAATCTCTTCACCGCTCAGAATCGCGTTGCGCATCGCCAGCATCGAGGTCTGTTGCGTAAAGTGCTTCCAAGGGAATTCCCTGGGTGAAGCCTCGTAGCCTTCAGCGCGAGCTGCGTGCTGTTCTTTCTCGACAACCCGTACTTCTTCTAGGTCGCTCGCTTCGCCGGTATCACTTGCAACTTGCGAGTTCGACTCGGGAAGTTGCGCTGGCGCGAGTATAGCACGCGTTACGAAAACCGCGAGGCAAGCAGCAGTCGCAGCGCTGGCGAGTGATGCAAAGATAACTCGCGATGCGAACCCCTGGCTTGCGCCAGGGGCTAGGGACCCTGCGTGAGGCTCGCCAGCTGAATCCCGTCTAGCCCCCAGCGCAAGCTGGGGTTTCGTAGCCTCAGCGTGAGTTGCACTTGCAAGCAGCCCTGCCTGAAAACCCGCTTCATAAAACAAGGTATCGCGATCGAGTTTCGCTTCCGAAGGTCTTAACTCTGCGAGCCGAGCTTCCAGGGCTATCAGATCCGTCGGTAGTTTGTCGTGTTCGGACATGGCTAAACTTTCACACGGGCCTACCACGCGGAGCGTGGTGTTACACTTCTCACTTCAAAAAAATTTTGCAGGGTTGATAAGGCTTCTGCGTAACGGCGTTGCACGGTGCTCGCCGGTGTTTCCGTCAAATCCGCAATCTCTCGCCAGGAGAGACCGCTCCACAGGCGAAGCGTGACGATCTCTCGCGGCAAGTCTTCAAGTTGCGTGACCGCTTGAGCGACGTCCAACTTGTCTAAATGGTTTGCAGATTGGTCATCCGCACGTAGCCGCCCGGCAACCTCCTCGTGACTCGTCCGACGACGTTTGGCACGTGCCGCGTTGAGTGCTTTATTTCTGACAACTCGATAGAGCCAAGCCGTGGGGTTTTCGGGGCGTTGTTTTTGTCGAATCAACTCGACGAACGCTTCCTGCACGCAATCCTCAGGCGCAGTCGTCCACTGCGTCGCGTACAACTCTAGCGCCGCCCCGTGGGCGTCTATCAGTTGAGCCAACTCAGGCGGTGATGGCGTCGCTGGGTCCAAAACAAAGGGGCTCTTGAGTGCCAAATCGAGCGGTTTATAGAGAAGACACCGCCCAGGGGCTAGTTTACCCAGAAAAACTGGAAATGACGAAATCCGAATGACGAATGCCGAAAAGCAGCGCGACAGCGATCTTTCATTCGACATTCGTCATTCGGAATTCGACATTCCCTTCACCCCTCCAGCGCGTTATACGTCTCCAACCAGTCCTCTTCGAGTTGCTCGACGTCACTGGAGAGGGTCGCCAGATCGGCCCTGACACGTTCGGCCTCCTCGGTGGAAGTGACCGTCAGCAGTTCCGCTTCTAGCTCTTTCTTCGTCTCATCGTTCTTGGCGATTCTCCGTTCGATGCTCTTGAGCTTCTTCTGCAGGTCACGCTCTTCACGGCCCGAGAGTTTCGTGGCCGGCGAGCTGCCTTCGGGAGCCGGCGCTCCGCCGTAGGTGGCATGTTCAGCCCGCAACCCTGCTTCGAGTTCCTTCCGCACACGATAAACATAATCGTCGTAGCTTGCTGGGTAGTTGACGACGCGGGCGTCACGCACTTCAACAACGGCGGTGGCGACGCGCCTCATGAAGTGCCGATCGTGGCTCGTAAAGATCACCGTCCCTAGATACCGCTCAAGTGCATCGGCCAGCGCTTCAACCGTTTCTACATCAAGATGATTACCCGGTTCGTCGAGGATCAGCACGTTGTGCTGCTCGAGCAGCAAGCCGGCCAAGACAAGCCGTGCTCGTTCGCCACCACTGAGCACGCGGATGGGCTTCTCGACCGTATCGCCACTGAACAGAAAACTGCCCGCCACGCTGCTGATCTGTTGCCGCGTTGTGCCGGGGGCGGCTTGGTATTCGAGATACTCTTGCACCGTGTCGTTCTCGCGGAGCGTTGTATAGACGTGCTGGGCGTAAACGCCGATCTGGCAGCCGTAGCCCCACTTCAAGCTGCCTTCTTTCGGATCGAGCGAACCACAAACCGTCCGCAGAAACGTGGTCTTGCCCTGACCGTTGTCGCCGACGATGCCGATCCGTTCGCCGTGTTCCAGTTCCAGTTGAATGTCCTCAGCCACCGTGTGATCCGGGTACCCGATCGCTAACTCGTTCGTCCGCAGCGCGACGCCCTGGCGGGGTTCAATCGCCGGGAAGCTGAAGTTAACGGTCGCCTCTTGGCCGGCGACATCCAGCAGCTTGAGTTTCTCCAACTGCTTCGCCTTGCTACGGGCCTGGCTGGCAGTGTTGGCGTTGGCGCGGTTTTTGTTGATGAAGGTTTCTAGTTGCTTGCGTTTGGTGAGCGTTGCAGCGTTCCTCCGTTCGTCGTGTTCGCGGCGTTCGTCGAGGTTTTCCAGGTAGGCGTCGACATCGCCTGGGAACATCGTCAGCTCACCACGCGAAAGTTCCAGTGTGTGATCGCAGGTGCGCTTGAGGAACGACCGATCGTGCGAAACCACGAGCAGGCCGCCCTTGAAGTCGTTGAGAAACTCCTCCAGCAGCATCTGCGTCCGCAGATCAAGAAAGTTTGTCGGCTCGTCGAGAATTAATAGGTTCGGATCATGCAGCAGAAGCGCCGCCAACTTCACCCGGGTCTGCCAACCGCCTGAGAGCGAACGGACTTCCTGGTGCAACATCGCGTCGGGAAGTTGGAACTGCCAGGCCACTTCGCCACACCGCCAGTCCGGCTGGCCGCTATCGCGCATGAGAAACTCGACGACCGTTTCTCCGTCATGAAACGGATCGTGTTGCCGCAGGTAGCCCAGCCGCAGTTTTTTGCTTTTCACGACTTCGCCTGCGTCGAGTTCCTCGTCTTCAAGCAGCACCCGGCAGAGCGTACTCTTGCCAGCCCCATTGCGGCCAATCAGCCCGACCTTCTGATCGTCCGTCAGCGCGCACGAAGCCCCATCGAGCAGTTCTTGCTCGCCATAGCGTTTGTGGGCATCGAGTAATTGGAGAACGACAGGCACGTGGACGTGATGTGCTGGAGTGATGGAATGTTGGAGTGCTGAAGAAAGGCAATTTCAAGCTAGCCCGCGAGCACGGCGACGCTAGGCTGGCTCGCGTGGAGAAGTGCCTTTTCTCTCTGCCCAACCGACCGTGGCAAAAACCACACAGCATACCAAACAGGCCGTCGGGAGCCAGTCTCCCCAGCGGGAATAGACGGTTTGGTAGCTCCCGTTCTCAGGATTTCGTGGCTTTACTTGAGCGAGAAGGAAAGTCGACTGGTTCCTCTCGGTCACCGCGATCACGTTCCCGGCAGCGTCGATATGGGCTGAAAGACCACGGTTGCCAGCGATCAGCATCGGCGTGCGCAATTCCACCGCCCGTAGGATGCCACAGGCCAAGTGCATGTCCAACTCCGCGGAGCCCCAGTACCAGGCGTCGTTGGTCACGTTGACCAAGATGTCAGGGGCTTTGCCCTGCTCAGCCAATTCTGAGAATTGCCAACGCATCAAATGCGGAACTGCTTTTTCATAGCAAACCGTCGGTGAGTAGCGAACGCTCTCGAACTCAAACGACTGCGGACCTTCGCCCGCCGTTACGCCGCCAGTGAGCGGCGTGAATCCATCCGGGTAAGGGAACCAACTTGAAAACGGTGTGTACTCCCCGTAGGGAACCAAGTGCATCTTGTCGTAAGTCCCCTGCACTTCGCCAGCGCGGTCAACAAAGACCACGGAGTTCCAAGACTCCACCTCGAAGGGATCAATTTCAGAAGACACAGTCTCATCACTTGCGTCTTCGCCGCGTGTCGTTTCAGCACTTGGCGAAACATGCCGTCGATCAATTCCAAACAGCAAGCCAGCTTCCCAAGCCGTCGCGAGCCCTTTTAGATCATTGCGTGTGAGGGAAACAAACTTCTCGACGGGCATCGCAAGGAAATCATCCGGAGGGTCAAAACCCTCTTCGAAGCTGAACAGTGATTCGCGATAAGCAGTCTCCGGCCAGATCACGAGGTCAACACTGCGACCTTCTTTTTCCGCTCTGGACTTTGCTTCCCAGCTAAGGTTGAGCAACTCCTGCATGATCCGCTGCTTGCGATCAGGGTCGAACTTCCAAGTCGCTTGGGCGTCGCCTTGGATGAGCGCGACGGTTTGGGGTTCTCCGTTTTCGGAATCAACTGGAATCGACAATAGGTCGTAGATTGCGACCAAGACCATCACGAGCGCGATCGGTTGCAGAGCTTTCCACCGAACGCCAACCGCTTGCGGCTCAGCCGCGTGAGAACTGTTGACGGCTAAGCCGCGAGCGGGAAGCGCATCCGCTATCGCTCCCCCTACAAGCACAATCAGAAACGTCACCCCATACTCGCCCGCCAAATCAGCAATCTGCAAGACTACTGGAAACTTGACCTGTGTGTGCGCGAGCGACCCCATCATGAACCCAGTCGCCAAGTGTGCACGAATAAGTTCCAACCCGGTCCAAACAATGGGAGCCGCCCGCCAGAGTGGCATCCCCAGTCGATCGTGCGCTACCCGCGTGAGCCCGACGAAAACGGGCAGGTAGGTGCCCAGATAAGTAGCCAGCAGCAGCAGGGCCAAATGGTTCGAAGGGTGCGCAAGTCGCAACCACTGCACGGTCACCAACCACATGAGAAAGCCGCAGAACCAGAGCCCACGATAGGGCCGTTTGCCTGGCAGCTTCTCTCGTTTCACCAAGAGCAACCAGGGTACCGGCGAGATCCAGGCGAGTAACCCCCAAGCGACGGGCGGCTGTGCCAAGTAGAACAACATCCCGCCGATCAGTCCAAGTGGTAGTACACTGCGTTGCCAGAGAGGCTTTGCGTCCGTGGTTTCGGGATTATTCGAGTTGTGGGCTTTCTTTCCCATGCCGCCAAACTAGAGCGTGGCGAGTCTTTTTGCCAGGGCAAGTTGATGAACCGTAGAAGTCACGGTAACACAATGACCAACGTCCAAGTCCAAATGACCAAAGTACGTTTGAAAACCGCTTGCTATTGGTCATTTAGACTTGGGCATTGGTCATTGCATCGTCCGCTTCCAACGTAAACACCGTAATCTCAGGCCGGCAATTGAAACGCACGCGGTGCGTGTAACCCAGGCCGCGATTGATATAGAGGCGGCGGTGCTCGTCGACCACGATCTCGCCAGACGTGTAACGCTTGTTCCGCACCGGCAACACCGGCGGGCTGGTGAAGGGTGGCTTGCACTGGCCGCCGTGGGTATGGCCGGCAAGGATCCATCCGCGGTAATCTTTCATCACAGATATGTCGACACCGTCAGGGTTGTGGCACAGGGCGACGTGTGCCCGCTGCATGTCCAGCTCATCGAGTGCTCGCTGAGGTGCGAAGCGACGGGCCCAAAGATCGTCGATGCCAGCAATCTGCAGCCCACCTGTTTCTAATGTTTGGTTACGGAGCACTTCAATATCAATGCGATTGAGTTCGTCCTTTAACCGTGCCGTGCTGAAATGCTGATTCCAGTTCGTACCGTAGTCGTGATTACCGAAGATTGCGAATCGCCCCAGTTTCGCTTTCGGGAGCGAACCCAAGACGTCAACCACTTGAGGAATCTGCTCGGCAACTTCACAAGTCATCAAGTCGCCGGTGATCACGATGAGATCAGGATCGAGCTTCGCCGTGTTGGCGATGGCCGAAGTGATGTAGTCGTGATCAACCAAATTGCCGATATGCAAATCGCTCAGATGCACGAGCCGTTTCCCGACGAGCGATTCTGGGAGATTCTCGATCGGCAGTTTCCGCCCGATCACCTCCACCCAATGCGGCTCAAACCGCCAAGTGTAGAGCAGCGTCCCCACGCCAGCAGCCAGCACACTTCCCGCAGCACGCTTGAGAAACTTCCGACGCGAAGGCTTGGCCGCGACCGATTCAGCGGTCCGGTCCACGCCGGCTTGCTTTGCGCCAGACTTCGCGGCAGAGTCTTCCAAACTGGTAGAACTGGAAAGCGGGTCAGCCATTGTCGGTGGGAAGCTAAGCGTGCGAACAGCTTTGCTAGACGCGAGTCGTGGATTGTCGGCTATAATTCGGAGGGAAGGCGCTATCGTGCAGCAGAACTCTTCCAGCGCTCTTTACAAGATACCTCAGGATTGTGCCCAAAAGTATGAAGGATTCCCCGCAAATCTCGACGCGATGGAGGGTATTCCTCGCGTTTTCCTGGCTTTTTCTGGTTACGCTGCCCGGCTGCTGGCAAGAAATCAAGTACGAGCCAAGCCCAAGAAAAGTTCAGACACAGGTCGTCGCGAAGGCCGAGGATGAACCTCGCCCTGAGCCGTCAGGCGTCAGCCGTCCGGTCGCCCCGCCCGAGCAGTCGACCACGCTCCCGCCCGAGTCGCCACCAGAGCGAGCCCCAGTTGAATCTCAGCCGATTGAGCAGCCGCGTGTTCAACCACAGCCAGTAGAAGCCGAGCCAATTGAATTGGAAGCTACCGAACCGGAAGTTGCTGAGCCAGAAACC encodes:
- a CDS encoding glycoside hydrolase family 95 protein; translated protein: MLTIRFFLVLFTAHICTLACGFAASGGDSSTVLRYDKPATDWEKEALPLGNGRLGAMVFGGIEKERIALNEDTLWSGTPYDWNSSAGRELLPEIRKLVFARKYREAGELCKKLQGAFCQSYQPLGNLRLEFEKRGKVTEYERTLDIANAVAEVHYKEDGHWHRRRMFVSHPAQLFVMEITSEHPDGITMTIGLDSLLTHEVETLDDQTLRMTGRAPVHVEPNYRPTQPAIVETLPERGAGMTFAARLHVQQEGGKLIVEEKGRRVVGAKRVVLILAADTSFNGFDKRPDVEGIDPQTEVDHRLKAAAVRIVPDLLTQHIEDYRQLFDRVRLDLDSSEASDATVPERLAALRTAEAADTLDGGLEELFFNYGRYLLISSSREGTQAANLQGIWSQKQRPAWSSNYTTNINAEMNYWPAEVTNLSECHRPLLKLIEELSVTGAATAKTTYGMRGWTAGHNVDLWRHSTPVGDYGEGDPRWANWQFGGAWLCQHLYEHFRFTRDEQFLREKAYPLMRGAAEFLLDTFVLDGQGRYVSIPSTSPESVFKLGKDEAAVSAGCTMDLMIAWDLFTNLAEAAQVLGTKDAPYDAEFIEKVLALRDRLHPLLIGRGGRLQEWSEDFVDGDPHHRHVSHLYGLHPGRQLSPLTTPEFAKAAQRSLGIRGDGGTGWSKAWKINFWARLHDGNHAHKMLREALAGNTYDNLLDAHPPFQIDGNFGATAGIAEMLLQSHMGTVDMPELHLLPALPDAWPTGSVTGLRARGNIGVDLAWKDGKLTSAKLNSEQAQTVRVRYGEFVKEMDLPTNGSLEVVPFLNHESDE
- a CDS encoding DUF1559 domain-containing protein, with amino-acid sequence MNSRFALYVCLLTFIRTAAQAAEPVDTHAAIHPYLTDDVVALAFVDVSAVDLEASLALAEKSGWLYPEDVQGLRQQATQIQTVLDELAGLGLRRIYATLRMSDVQYTAPVCVIPVAEDGNPEKLRKALRDLPGMPFAWERTEREFILLGALSEYTSQGANSDEQLAGVSLSAKQGSAKRELQAALQELGNGDAGLMIVGDGDSRRVVHEMMPALPPPFQVIDGKFVADELAWGGISASLPPKLNAGLQIQTNSKKSAELVQDHLTKAIGMGQMLIARGAKERPNQGFEEVAEALGKLRPRVVENRVVFSLGESPEEFASLVELIAQPVKAARKAAYRTQRMNNFKQVGLALQNYTSAKRLKGFQPPAIYSEDGKPLLSWRVAVLPYIDQQALYNQFHLDEPWDSEHNLKLSKTVVPIFSDPDPAVRRRTKSPSYTTYLAVTGPGTAFGSKDGVSYKQITDGTAATVAIVEVTPDRAVPWTKPADWEVDFENPFKGVQRKDRDGFVTGFCDASVRYIMLDDPRVKKNWSKQLTIAGGEIIEW
- a CDS encoding sigma-70 family RNA polymerase sigma factor: MALKSPFVLDPATPSPPELAQLIDAHGAALELYATQWTTAPEDCVQEAFVELIRQKQRPENPTAWLYRVVRNKALNAARAKRRRTSHEEVAGRLRADDQSANHLDKLDVAQAVTQLEDLPREIVTLRLWSGLSWREIADLTETPASTVQRRYAEALSTLQNFFEVRSVTPRSAW
- a CDS encoding ABC-F family ATP-binding cassette domain-containing protein yields the protein MPVVLQLLDAHKRYGEQELLDGASCALTDDQKVGLIGRNGAGKSTLCRVLLEDEELDAGEVVKSKKLRLGYLRQHDPFHDGETVVEFLMRDSGQPDWRCGEVAWQFQLPDAMLHQEVRSLSGGWQTRVKLAALLLHDPNLLILDEPTNFLDLRTQMLLEEFLNDFKGGLLVVSHDRSFLKRTCDHTLELSRGELTMFPGDVDAYLENLDERREHDERRNAATLTKRKQLETFINKNRANANTASQARSKAKQLEKLKLLDVAGQEATVNFSFPAIEPRQGVALRTNELAIGYPDHTVAEDIQLELEHGERIGIVGDNGQGKTTFLRTVCGSLDPKEGSLKWGYGCQIGVYAQHVYTTLRENDTVQEYLEYQAAPGTTRQQISSVAGSFLFSGDTVEKPIRVLSGGERARLVLAGLLLEQHNVLILDEPGNHLDVETVEALADALERYLGTVIFTSHDRHFMRRVATAVVEVRDARVVNYPASYDDYVYRVRKELEAGLRAEHATYGGAPAPEGSSPATKLSGREERDLQKKLKSIERRIAKNDETKKELEAELLTVTSTEEAERVRADLATLSSDVEQLEEDWLETYNALEG
- the lnt gene encoding apolipoprotein N-acyltransferase, coding for MGKKAHNSNNPETTDAKPLWQRSVLPLGLIGGMLFYLAQPPVAWGLLAWISPVPWLLLVKREKLPGKRPYRGLWFCGFLMWLVTVQWLRLAHPSNHLALLLLATYLGTYLPVFVGLTRVAHDRLGMPLWRAAPIVWTGLELIRAHLATGFMMGSLAHTQVKFPVVLQIADLAGEYGVTFLIVLVGGAIADALPARGLAVNSSHAAEPQAVGVRWKALQPIALVMVLVAIYDLLSIPVDSENGEPQTVALIQGDAQATWKFDPDRKQRIMQELLNLSWEAKSRAEKEGRSVDLVIWPETAYRESLFSFEEGFDPPDDFLAMPVEKFVSLTRNDLKGLATAWEAGLLFGIDRRHVSPSAETTRGEDASDETVSSEIDPFEVESWNSVVFVDRAGEVQGTYDKMHLVPYGEYTPFSSWFPYPDGFTPLTGGVTAGEGPQSFEFESVRYSPTVCYEKAVPHLMRWQFSELAEQGKAPDILVNVTNDAWYWGSAELDMHLACGILRAVELRTPMLIAGNRGLSAHIDAAGNVIAVTERNQSTFLLAQVKPRNPENGSYQTVYSRWGDWLPTACLVCCVVFATVGWAERKGTSPREPA
- a CDS encoding metallophosphoesterase is translated as MADPLSSSTSLEDSAAKSGAKQAGVDRTAESVAAKPSRRKFLKRAAGSVLAAGVGTLLYTWRFEPHWVEVIGRKLPIENLPESLVGKRLVHLSDLHIGNLVDHDYITSAIANTAKLDPDLIVITGDLMTCEVAEQIPQVVDVLGSLPKAKLGRFAIFGNHDYGTNWNQHFSTARLKDELNRIDIEVLRNQTLETGGLQIAGIDDLWARRFAPQRALDELDMQRAHVALCHNPDGVDISVMKDYRGWILAGHTHGGQCKPPFTSPPVLPVRNKRYTSGEIVVDEHRRLYINRGLGYTHRVRFNCRPEITVFTLEADDAMTNAQV